A single Mesomycoplasma ovipneumoniae DNA region contains:
- a CDS encoding IS1634 family transposase, whose protein sequence is MKKQNLFLFSVWGSSKDKPYKYVGWTQGYSKGPKRWFSLGNERNLEKINPNAVQIIKEKLKLFSNLDDKDKVKAILLDSIKNSAIIEGSVFVGGELIEKLIEKHNIFESLPKSRHKNMKEIFNYLISKRITDPGSIINAFDKKDDYSNQINASKNSFYRLLDLVFESQNQLLNSVNKMVTSELGKRDSEFYFDSSTIYFETFERNGLRIPGYSKDAKFKEDQIVIGLACDKNGIPFHIKVFKGNTGDSSTLIPFVLDVESKYNIKNMTIIADRGMSTAANIRFLESRNYNFIISYRAKVGTQKFKNYLLDPRDYVDVNADFKYKKEEFYSSYKNKRYTENIRRRIITYSTKRAIKDRKAREEQIESFIKKQNKDGFIEVNKLFGKKPKYFKEISNMKFELDQSKIDKDKQFDGYYVYETNILNLNVLDIVEKYQKQWNIEANFRSLKGLLNIRPVFLRIDEHILAHTLLCFISLVILKTIIFKINKHISDNKLFENNQLTEVGLVTMLQKLRQRVEFNTLDQQITFKNRDGVPSDPNIWNRYDFYFDILINH, encoded by the coding sequence AAGATAAACCATATAAATATGTTGGCTGAACACAAGGTTATTCCAAAGGTCCAAAACGTTGATTTAGTTTAGGAAATGAGCGGAATTTGGAAAAAATTAATCCAAATGCTGTTCAAATTATCAAAGAAAAATTGAAATTGTTTTCAAATTTAGATGACAAAGATAAAGTCAAGGCTATTTTACTTGATTCTATTAAAAATTCCGCAATAATCGAAGGTTCGGTTTTTGTTGGTGGGGAATTAATTGAAAAACTTATTGAAAAGCACAATATTTTTGAGTCACTTCCTAAAAGTAGACATAAAAATATGAAAGAAATTTTTAACTACTTAATTTCAAAACGGATCACTGATCCTGGCAGCATTATTAATGCTTTTGATAAAAAGGATGACTACTCAAATCAAATAAATGCTTCCAAAAATAGCTTTTATAGACTCCTAGATCTTGTCTTTGAGTCACAAAATCAACTTTTAAATAGTGTCAACAAAATGGTAACAAGCGAACTTGGAAAAAGGGACAGTGAATTTTATTTTGACTCATCAACAATCTATTTTGAGACATTTGAAAGAAATGGATTAAGAATTCCTGGCTATTCTAAAGATGCTAAATTCAAAGAAGACCAAATTGTCATTGGCTTAGCGTGTGATAAAAATGGTATTCCTTTTCATATTAAAGTTTTTAAAGGAAATACCGGCGATTCTAGTACATTAATCCCTTTTGTATTAGATGTTGAATCCAAATATAATATCAAAAATATGACAATAATCGCTGATCGCGGCATGTCAACTGCTGCAAATATTCGATTTCTTGAATCAAGAAACTATAATTTTATTATTTCATATCGTGCAAAGGTAGGGACTCAAAAATTCAAAAATTATTTACTAGATCCAAGGGATTATGTTGATGTAAATGCGGATTTTAAGTATAAAAAAGAAGAATTTTATTCATCTTATAAAAATAAAAGATACACTGAAAATATTAGAAGAAGAATTATTACTTACAGTACAAAAAGAGCGATAAAAGACAGAAAAGCTCGTGAAGAGCAAATCGAAAGTTTTATTAAAAAACAAAATAAAGACGGTTTTATTGAAGTAAACAAATTGTTTGGTAAAAAACCTAAATATTTTAAGGAAATTTCAAACATGAAATTTGAATTAGATCAAAGTAAAATTGACAAAGACAAACAATTTGATGGCTACTATGTTTATGAAACAAATATACTGAATTTAAATGTCTTAGATATAGTTGAAAAATACCAAAAACAGTGGAATATTGAAGCTAATTTTAGAAGTCTAAAAGGTTTGTTGAATATTCGGCCCGTATTTTTAAGAATTGACGAGCACATTCTAGCTCATACACTTTTGTGTTTTATCTCACTAGTTATTTTAAAAACTATAATATTTAAAATCAACAAACATATTAGTGATAACAAGTTATTTGAAAACAATCAATTAACTGAGGTTGGTTTAGTAACGATGTTGCAAAAATTAAGGCAAAGGGTTGAATTTAACACTTTAGATCAGCAAATAACATTTAAAAATCGAGATGGTGTTCCTAGTGATCCGAATATTTGAAATAGGTATGATTTTTACTTTGATATCTTAATAAATCACTAA
- a CDS encoding MSC_0618 family F1-like ATPase beta subunit — protein MIGFVSQIWTNVAEIKFQTDLDKIQLEQALTMHQNTTVLVIKKILDANTVRAIVIAKSQPIAVGHQVVNTLTFLQVPVGPTAKNQVFNILAQSQNNAQYKPKTIPINSTVNVTKENFNVRHKLLETGIKALDFFVPIFEGYKIGIFGGAGVGKTVLMKEIIFNVSKQRQKVSSIFVGSGERSREGLELFLELQESNLMSKSTMFVAQMNETPGARSMIVPMGVTAAEYARDYEKEDVLLFIDNIYRFIQATNEVSSALEKNVSIGGYHATMDSDVSFIEDRLYKNENGSITSFQTVFLPMDDLSDPAAISLFTHLDSSFVLSRDKMSRNIFPAFDPLVSTSNSVSVNVIGERHFNAIIAAKSIMKKYKDLEDVILILGFDELDAESKIIVRKALQLENFFTQNFFMAAAFTKEPGVYVPLEKTIDSVIRIIDGEFLDISPSEFAFIGSVDDLAKKEV, from the coding sequence ATGATTGGCTTTGTTTCCCAAATTTGAACTAATGTTGCTGAAATTAAATTTCAGACTGATCTTGATAAAATTCAACTTGAACAAGCTCTAACAATGCACCAAAACACAACAGTTTTGGTTATTAAAAAAATTTTAGATGCAAATACAGTTCGGGCAATTGTTATTGCTAAATCTCAGCCAATTGCCGTTGGTCACCAAGTTGTCAATACACTCACTTTTTTACAGGTTCCAGTTGGTCCTACTGCTAAAAATCAAGTCTTTAACATTTTAGCCCAGTCACAAAATAATGCCCAATACAAACCAAAAACAATTCCGATTAATTCAACAGTTAATGTTACCAAAGAGAATTTTAATGTTCGTCACAAATTACTCGAAACCGGAATTAAAGCACTTGATTTTTTTGTTCCTATTTTTGAAGGTTACAAAATTGGAATTTTTGGTGGTGCCGGAGTTGGTAAAACTGTTTTGATGAAGGAAATAATTTTTAACGTTTCAAAACAAAGACAAAAAGTTTCGTCAATTTTTGTCGGTTCAGGTGAGCGTTCCCGTGAAGGTCTTGAGCTATTTTTAGAACTTCAAGAGTCAAATTTAATGTCTAAATCAACAATGTTTGTTGCCCAAATGAACGAAACTCCTGGCGCACGTTCAATGATTGTGCCAATGGGAGTTACAGCCGCTGAATATGCTCGAGACTACGAAAAAGAAGATGTGCTTTTATTTATTGACAACATTTACCGTTTTATTCAAGCTACTAATGAAGTCTCAAGTGCCCTTGAAAAAAATGTCTCAATCGGCGGTTACCATGCAACAATGGACTCTGATGTTTCTTTTATTGAAGATCGCCTTTATAAAAATGAAAATGGTTCAATTACTTCATTCCAAACTGTTTTCTTACCAATGGACGATCTTTCTGATCCAGCGGCTATTTCGCTCTTTACTCACCTTGATTCTTCATTTGTGCTCTCGCGTGATAAAATGTCAAGAAATATTTTCCCAGCTTTCGATCCTTTAGTTTCAACCTCAAACTCAGTTTCGGTAAACGTTATTGGTGAAAGACATTTTAATGCAATTATTGCCGCTAAGTCAATTATGAAAAAATACAAAGATTTAGAAGATGTTATTTTGATTCTTGGATTCGATGAACTTGATGCTGAAAGTAAAATAATTGTTCGTAAAGCGCTTCAACTTGAAAACTTTTTCACCCAGAATTTCTTTATGGCCGCTGCCTTTACTAAAGAACCTGGAGTTTATGTTCCACTTGAAAAAACAATTGACTCAGTAATTCGAATTATTGATGGTGAATTTTTAGATATTTCCCCATCAGAATTCGCCTTCATCGGCTCAGTTGATGATCTTGCTAAAAAGGAAGTCTAA